In Candidatus Avedoeria danica, the following are encoded in one genomic region:
- a CDS encoding peptidase C45 — protein MLPIVSVSGDTHAQGLLHGRALRAEIDHNVAVYFRRFNVEGRMSRQRVLERAATLWERLTAASPEYAAGVRGIAEGAGHDVLAIAALNARYELMYAQFTLLALHAESAVDGCTSFALTPPATADGHTLLGQNWDWIPDVKGAVVVERQPDGFARAAFTEAGVFGGKIGLNSHGLGLAINGLTSQDDDWSRPAAPFHVRCWQILGERTLDGAVARVTNGPRACSGNFVLAQAGLGAEGGSAVDLEASPMTTCRIAPDAGGRIVHTNHFFDPESAGIAETPNVQRFASLNRLDCLRSSLADRANITVDDLQSMLRDHTGYPYSVCRHPDPDDPSGDYRTVTSVIMDLDARAMWITDGPPCEGDYQWITL, from the coding sequence ATGCTGCCGATCGTATCCGTCTCCGGCGACACGCACGCGCAGGGCCTGCTCCACGGCCGCGCCCTGCGCGCCGAGATCGACCACAACGTCGCCGTCTACTTCCGCCGCTTCAACGTCGAGGGCCGGATGTCGCGCCAGCGGGTCCTGGAGCGCGCGGCAACGCTCTGGGAGCGCCTCACCGCCGCGTCGCCCGAGTACGCCGCGGGCGTGCGCGGCATCGCCGAGGGCGCCGGTCACGACGTGCTGGCGATCGCCGCGCTGAACGCGCGCTACGAGCTGATGTACGCCCAGTTCACGCTCTTGGCGCTCCACGCCGAGTCGGCCGTCGACGGCTGCACGTCGTTCGCGCTCACGCCCCCGGCGACGGCCGACGGCCACACGCTCCTCGGCCAGAACTGGGACTGGATCCCGGACGTCAAGGGTGCGGTCGTCGTCGAGCGCCAGCCGGACGGGTTCGCCCGGGCGGCGTTCACCGAAGCCGGGGTGTTCGGCGGCAAGATCGGCCTGAACAGCCACGGGCTCGGTCTGGCGATCAATGGGCTGACCAGCCAGGACGACGACTGGTCGCGGCCGGCGGCACCGTTCCACGTCCGGTGCTGGCAGATCCTCGGCGAGCGCACCCTCGACGGCGCCGTGGCGCGCGTGACGAACGGACCGCGGGCGTGCAGCGGCAACTTCGTCCTCGCCCAAGCCGGCCTTGGGGCGGAGGGGGGCAGCGCCGTCGACCTCGAGGCGTCGCCCATGACGACGTGCCGGATCGCCCCGGACGCCGGCGGGCGGATCGTCCACACGAACCACTTCTTCGACCCCGAGAGTGCCGGCATCGCCGAAACGCCGAACGTCCAGCGGTTCGCGTCGCTCAACCGCTTGGACTGCCTGCGCTCGAGCCTGGCCGACCGCGCCAATATCACGGTGGACGACCTGCAGTCGATGCTGCGCGACCACACCGGCTACCCCTACTCGGTCTGCCGCCACCCCGACCCCGACGACCCGTCCGGCGACTACCGCACCGTGACGTCGGTGATCATGGACCTCGACGCGCGGGCGATGTGGATCACGGACGGGCCGCCGTGCGAAGGGGACTATCAGTGGATCACGCTCTGA
- a CDS encoding NAD-dependent epimerase/dehydratase family protein has protein sequence MLESARPKENATASLLLTGPAGFIASHLAERLLADGHTVLGVDCFTDYYPRAVKERNLAGALAHPAFTFVEGDLRTMDVRPLVEQVECVVHLAAMGGLLQSWTAFEAYQGCNILATQRLLEAMRQVGGGRRIVHVSTSSVYGRESSGGEARMPAPDSPYGVTKLAAEHLVQAYHRNFDVPMTILRYFSIYGPRQRPDMGYYIFIDRVLRGEEITVFGDGQQTRGNTFVGDCVDATVKAVEHGPTGDVFNIGGGETISAIGAIELIESLTGRRASIVHAPARPGEQSHALADTSKARATFGWAPHVGIRDGMAAQVAWQIQYAGNP, from the coding sequence ATGCTAGAATCCGCCCGCCCCAAGGAGAACGCCACGGCCTCGCTGCTCCTCACCGGCCCAGCCGGCTTCATCGCCTCCCACCTCGCCGAACGCCTGTTGGCGGACGGCCACACGGTGCTGGGCGTCGACTGCTTCACGGACTACTACCCGCGCGCCGTCAAAGAACGGAACCTGGCCGGTGCGCTCGCCCATCCTGCCTTCACGTTCGTCGAAGGGGACCTGCGGACGATGGACGTCCGGCCGCTCGTCGAGCAGGTGGAGTGCGTCGTCCACCTGGCGGCGATGGGTGGGCTCCTCCAATCCTGGACGGCGTTCGAGGCCTATCAGGGGTGCAACATCCTGGCGACGCAGCGGCTCCTCGAGGCGATGCGGCAGGTGGGCGGCGGGCGGCGAATCGTCCACGTCAGCACGTCGTCGGTGTACGGCCGCGAATCGTCCGGTGGTGAGGCCCGCATGCCGGCACCGGATTCGCCGTACGGCGTCACGAAGCTGGCCGCCGAGCACCTCGTGCAGGCCTACCACCGCAACTTCGACGTGCCGATGACGATCCTGCGCTACTTCAGCATCTACGGGCCGCGCCAGCGGCCGGATATGGGCTACTACATCTTCATCGACCGCGTGCTGCGCGGAGAGGAGATCACGGTCTTCGGCGACGGTCAACAGACGCGCGGCAACACGTTCGTCGGCGACTGCGTCGACGCCACCGTCAAGGCCGTCGAGCACGGCCCGACGGGCGACGTGTTCAACATCGGCGGCGGTGAGACGATCTCGGCGATCGGTGCGATCGAACTCATCGAGTCGCTGACCGGCCGCCGTGCCAGCATCGTCCACGCCCCGGCGCGCCCCGGCGAGCAGAGCCACGCGCTGGCGGACACGTCCAAGGCGCGCGCCACCTTCGGCTGGGCGCCGCACGTCGGGATCCGCGATGGGATGGCGGCCCAGGTGGCGTGGCAGATACAATACGCCGGCAACCCATAG
- a CDS encoding glycosyltransferase family 2 protein, with the protein MTVTHTREASVRLTADGVRPALSIVIPLFNEVETIPMLAERLATALDRLGRSWEVIVVDDGSTDGSFEALARVHAADPRFTVIQFRRNFGQTPAFMAGFDAARGGIVVTMDADLQNDPDDIGAVVVEMERGGYDIVSGWRQDRKEPLLRRRIPSLFGNWVMGVLTGVRLKDTGCSLKAYRSEVVKNIKLYGNLHRFVPAAASWYGVTIGQVPVRDNPRAHGTSKYGLGIKRAPRVLLDLLTLYFLRNFGTRPIHIFGGIGIVSGLLGVLVGLYLTVVKLVYDQNIGDRPLLLLAVLLVILGVNFLSMGFLGELVVRSYHEAQDKPIYTVRRVLDAAGDPTPAAPLRG; encoded by the coding sequence ATGACCGTGACCCACACCCGTGAGGCCTCCGTCCGGCTGACCGCCGACGGTGTGCGGCCAGCGCTCTCGATCGTCATCCCGCTCTTCAACGAGGTCGAGACGATCCCGATGCTGGCCGAGCGGCTGGCCACGGCGCTCGACCGCCTCGGCCGCAGCTGGGAGGTCATCGTCGTCGACGACGGCTCGACGGACGGCTCGTTCGAGGCGCTTGCGCGCGTGCACGCGGCCGACCCACGGTTCACCGTCATCCAGTTCCGCCGCAACTTCGGCCAGACGCCGGCGTTCATGGCCGGCTTCGACGCCGCGCGCGGCGGGATCGTCGTCACGATGGACGCCGACCTCCAGAATGATCCGGACGACATCGGCGCCGTCGTGGTCGAGATGGAGCGCGGCGGCTACGACATCGTCAGCGGCTGGCGCCAGGACCGCAAGGAGCCGCTCTTGCGGCGGCGGATCCCGAGCCTGTTCGGCAACTGGGTCATGGGCGTCCTCACCGGCGTCCGGCTGAAGGACACCGGGTGCTCGCTCAAGGCCTACCGCTCCGAGGTCGTCAAGAACATCAAGCTGTACGGCAACCTGCACCGCTTCGTCCCGGCCGCCGCCAGCTGGTACGGTGTCACGATCGGCCAAGTGCCGGTGCGGGACAACCCGCGCGCGCACGGGACCTCAAAGTACGGCCTTGGGATCAAGCGCGCGCCGCGGGTCCTGTTGGATCTGCTGACGCTCTACTTCTTGCGCAACTTCGGCACGCGGCCCATCCACATCTTCGGCGGCATCGGCATCGTCTCCGGCTTGCTCGGCGTGCTCGTCGGCCTCTATCTGACGGTCGTCAAGCTCGTGTACGATCAGAACATCGGCGATCGGCCGCTGCTGTTGCTCGCCGTCCTGCTCGTCATCCTCGGCGTGAACTTCCTGTCGATGGGATTCTTGGGTGAGCTCGTCGTCCGCTCGTACCACGAGGCCCAGGACAAGCCGATCTACACCGTCCGCCGTGTCCTCGACGCGGCGGGCGATCCGACACCCGCCGCACCGTTGCGCGGCTGA